A region of Methanosphaera sp. WGK6 DNA encodes the following proteins:
- a CDS encoding class III signal peptide-containing protein: MKIGDIDNKGQISAELILILSVMSMIVLITAYYTTSYLNEITNHTKIVIKNSRNSILSKL, encoded by the coding sequence ATGAAAATTGGAGATATAGATAATAAAGGTCAAATAAGTGCAGAATTAATTTTAATTTTATCTGTTATGAGTATGATTGTTTTAATTACTGCATATTATACTACAAGTTATTTAAATGAAATAACAAATCATACGAAAATTGTTATTAAAAATAGTAGAAATAGTATTTTATCAAAATTATGA